In the genome of Ancylomarina subtilis, one region contains:
- a CDS encoding DUF4302 domain-containing protein — protein MKIRYIILFVLISFGISSCGKNDFDNKFDELPDERIQSTIKEYKEILTEPEFGWKMNYSLGSGIEYMAYNIVHFNADNTVSIKSKMVDDAIVSEFKIFSEADIELVFNTFNENFTSFSYPNVKAPNGYGGDVEFNFVSISEDKTEIVLKGKVNNGILKLQKADRDLSDFSSIQKYVNYLSAQRTDSYMNLAITSGLGATEDKPIVLGMDLSSMAIAADYNFNYKGEFYTGKKMLYFDHDGMGLSTPIKIEDSEIQYFVYNEDKHRYELAKSDLKGYLYCTKLPTYYVPGVYDEIMDHYSLKLRASFGQVWDKYIAMKRANTLIKNMVIVTDYKQRMPKFDKDGNPVFDDVFNEDYTLGKSLGEGLLFSFEDKTQFYFYFVPLEIKKIQEDRVAMKRLPGEFCVVKKGEDLNPIAESIKGNKEFNELVDYLCNEGGWYIRRTVEGGLIDWDFISQDNPNDYFYTRLY, from the coding sequence ATGAAAATTAGATATATCATATTGTTTGTCTTAATCAGTTTTGGAATATCATCATGTGGTAAAAATGATTTTGACAATAAGTTTGACGAATTGCCTGACGAGAGGATACAGTCAACAATTAAAGAATATAAAGAGATATTAACCGAGCCTGAGTTTGGTTGGAAAATGAATTATTCCTTAGGAAGCGGAATCGAATATATGGCCTACAATATTGTCCATTTCAATGCGGACAATACAGTAAGTATTAAATCAAAAATGGTTGATGATGCCATTGTGAGTGAGTTTAAGATTTTTTCGGAAGCTGATATTGAGTTGGTTTTTAATACGTTTAATGAAAATTTCACCTCGTTTAGTTATCCTAATGTTAAAGCTCCTAATGGTTATGGTGGTGATGTAGAATTTAATTTTGTATCGATTTCTGAAGACAAGACTGAAATTGTATTGAAAGGGAAAGTCAACAATGGCATCTTGAAATTGCAAAAGGCAGATCGAGACTTATCTGACTTTTCTTCCATTCAAAAATACGTTAACTATCTGAGTGCGCAAAGAACTGACAGTTACATGAACCTGGCCATAACATCCGGATTAGGTGCCACTGAAGATAAACCTATCGTATTGGGAATGGATTTAAGTTCGATGGCTATTGCAGCTGATTATAATTTCAATTACAAAGGAGAATTCTACACCGGTAAAAAAATGCTTTATTTTGATCATGATGGGATGGGCTTAAGTACACCTATTAAAATTGAAGATTCTGAAATTCAGTATTTCGTCTACAATGAGGATAAGCATCGATATGAATTAGCAAAGTCCGATTTAAAAGGTTATTTGTACTGTACAAAACTTCCAACCTATTATGTTCCTGGTGTATATGACGAAATAATGGATCATTACAGTTTAAAGCTGCGTGCCAGTTTTGGTCAGGTATGGGATAAATATATAGCCATGAAACGAGCTAATACGCTTATAAAAAATATGGTTATTGTAACTGATTACAAGCAACGTATGCCAAAATTTGATAAGGATGGCAATCCGGTTTTCGACGACGTGTTTAATGAAGATTATACATTAGGCAAAAGCCTTGGAGAAGGCTTATTGTTCTCATTCGAAGATAAAACCCAGTTCTATTTCTACTTTGTTCCCTTAGAGATAAAAAAGATACAAGAAGATCGTGTCGCTATGAAACGATTGCCAGGTGAGTTTTGCGTCGTTAAAAAGGGAGAAGATTTAAATCCTATTGCTGAATCGATTAAAGGCAATAAAGAATTTAATGAACTTGTCGATTATTTATGTAATGAAGGAGGATGGTACATCAGACGAACTGTTGAGGGAGGACTAATTGATTGGGATTTTATTTCTCAGGATAATCCTAATGATTATTTCTATACCCGACTCTATTAA
- a CDS encoding substrate import-associated zinc metallohydrolase lipoprotein — MKNIYIKFICILSIFALFSCDKEDGLREESIIYVDQVHESEFDKWLYETFTVPYNMEIKWKWDDSEVDNNFHVTPPRKEKAEQFMKALYKIWIKPYEEVGGEEFIKTYVPKLIYLVGTPQYNDDGTMTLGLAEGGRKVSVFDVDSFDNLDLERMSKSFHTMHHEFAHILHQKISYPTEYMNLSKGNYTGAWYNYGELEANTLGFISPYSMSKHSEDFVEIVATILTTVQNSNTPIERTVPEKNEYGIVTGNLVNMLLTDFQLKLYMCGIGLVQNKNGSLTLKQDQSGPRGLSILLEKIDIITEYYKTEWGIDLFELQGKIEIATNELILENSEE, encoded by the coding sequence ATGAAAAATATTTATATAAAATTTATCTGCATTTTGTCAATTTTCGCACTATTCTCTTGTGATAAAGAGGATGGCTTACGCGAAGAGTCAATTATTTATGTAGATCAGGTTCACGAAAGTGAATTCGACAAATGGTTGTATGAAACATTCACTGTTCCTTATAATATGGAAATTAAATGGAAATGGGATGATAGTGAAGTTGATAATAATTTCCATGTAACTCCACCAAGAAAGGAGAAAGCTGAGCAATTTATGAAGGCTTTATACAAAATATGGATTAAACCCTACGAAGAAGTCGGTGGTGAAGAGTTTATCAAAACCTATGTTCCAAAACTAATCTATTTGGTAGGAACACCTCAGTATAACGATGATGGAACAATGACACTCGGTCTTGCTGAAGGGGGACGAAAGGTGAGTGTATTTGATGTTGACTCTTTTGACAATTTAGATCTGGAAAGAATGTCTAAATCGTTTCATACAATGCATCATGAATTTGCTCACATTTTGCATCAAAAAATCAGTTACCCTACCGAGTATATGAATTTATCAAAGGGCAACTATACCGGAGCCTGGTACAATTATGGTGAATTAGAGGCAAATACACTTGGCTTTATATCTCCTTATAGTATGTCAAAACATAGTGAAGATTTTGTTGAGATCGTTGCTACAATTCTAACAACTGTTCAAAACAGTAATACTCCAATAGAGAGGACAGTGCCCGAGAAGAATGAATACGGTATTGTGACGGGTAATTTGGTTAATATGCTTCTAACAGACTTTCAGTTGAAATTGTATATGTGTGGTATTGGACTTGTTCAAAATAAAAATGGCTCGCTTACATTGAAACAGGATCAATCTGGTCCAAGAGGTTTATCAATTCTACTGGAAAAAATTGATATTATAACAGAATATTACAAAACTGAATGGGGGATTGATTTATTTGAACTGCAAGGTAAAATTGAAATTGCAACAAATGAGTTAATTCTTGAAAATTCAGAAGAATAG
- a CDS encoding RagB/SusD family nutrient uptake outer membrane protein produces the protein MRNYINILLGTCLLAFTSCNSFLDEMPDDRTVIDSPEKIGELLTHAYPDQNHQMFCYAMSDNATDKGKSGKKNEINSDAYNWLDFRLTTQDTPDSYWTGCYSAIKQANHALDAIEKSKVNGEITKEAKPFYGEALIARAYCHFMLVNLWSPTYNPETATTDLGIPYVTKPETNVLTTYTRGTVAQVYENLEKDIVEGLKYIDDNAYDNKILHWNKKAAHTFAARFYSLKGEFDKVLEHTNMVLSSNPAESLRDLTGEYSRMDINEAIIQWGRTSEKANLLVTPQYSSWFVYFHGSYQYAMSIEFHKFVFRKSFVGADWIWDLYGGDPDIFFSKWGYHTEKTGLNSDIGYYMIMSVLVDVEEALFLRMEANTMLKNYEAVTADMDSYLSKRVKNYNSVTHKVDFTKMENEYKESNYKYGLNPFYTLDDTQRVYMNCLYDLRRKEYYYTGMRWFDHKRFNTQVRHYFADGSEALLSDKDPRKQLQIPQNAQSQGIEANPR, from the coding sequence ATGAGAAATTATATAAACATATTACTAGGAACTTGCCTTTTAGCTTTTACTTCATGTAATAGTTTTTTGGATGAGATGCCAGATGATAGAACAGTTATTGATTCTCCGGAAAAAATAGGAGAGTTATTAACTCATGCTTACCCGGATCAAAATCACCAGATGTTTTGTTATGCTATGAGCGACAATGCAACTGATAAGGGTAAAAGTGGAAAGAAAAATGAAATCAATAGTGACGCTTATAATTGGCTTGATTTTAGATTAACAACGCAGGACACGCCTGATTCATATTGGACAGGATGCTATTCTGCTATCAAACAGGCCAACCATGCTTTGGATGCTATTGAGAAAAGCAAAGTTAATGGTGAGATTACAAAAGAAGCAAAGCCTTTTTATGGTGAAGCTTTAATTGCGAGAGCTTATTGTCATTTCATGTTGGTTAACCTTTGGTCGCCTACATATAATCCTGAAACGGCTACAACTGATCTTGGGATTCCATATGTAACAAAACCGGAAACAAATGTTTTGACTACCTACACTCGTGGTACAGTTGCTCAAGTTTATGAAAATCTTGAAAAGGATATTGTTGAAGGTTTAAAATATATTGATGACAATGCCTACGACAATAAAATTTTACACTGGAATAAAAAGGCGGCGCATACTTTTGCTGCTCGTTTCTATAGCCTAAAGGGTGAGTTCGATAAAGTTTTGGAACACACCAATATGGTTCTTTCATCTAATCCTGCAGAATCATTACGTGATCTTACTGGTGAGTATAGCAGAATGGACATTAATGAAGCAATCATTCAATGGGGGAGAACGAGCGAAAAAGCAAACTTACTTGTAACACCTCAGTATAGTAGTTGGTTCGTTTATTTCCATGGCAGTTATCAATACGCCATGAGTATTGAATTTCACAAATTTGTTTTTAGAAAGAGTTTTGTTGGCGCCGATTGGATATGGGATTTATATGGTGGTGACCCGGATATTTTCTTTTCAAAATGGGGATATCATACCGAGAAGACTGGATTGAATAGTGATATAGGTTATTACATGATTATGAGTGTTTTGGTTGATGTGGAAGAAGCTTTGTTCCTACGTATGGAAGCCAATACCATGTTAAAAAACTATGAAGCAGTCACTGCCGATATGGACTCTTACTTAAGTAAAAGAGTTAAAAATTATAATTCTGTAACGCATAAGGTGGATTTTACTAAAATGGAAAATGAGTATAAAGAATCAAACTACAAGTATGGTTTGAATCCATTTTACACACTTGATGATACACAAAGAGTCTATATGAATTGTTTATATGACTTAAGAAGAAAAGAATACTATTATACAGGTATGCGTTGGTTCGATCACAAGAGATTTAATACTCAGGTTCGCCACTATTTTGCTGATGGAAGTGAAGCCCTTTTAAGTGATAAAGATCCTAGAAAACAATTGCAAATTCCTCAGAATGCTCAATCTCAAGGCATAGAAGCTAACCCTAGATAA
- a CDS encoding SusC/RagA family TonB-linked outer membrane protein, which produces MKKMLLLRIPILGGVRRKWLFAMKNFILLFFVFSLNLNASIMSQARVSLNLSDVNIKTLIYEIESQTELGFLYNLNEIKGVHHISVEADGETVKEVLDRVLENTGLTYELDRNVIVIKPNPVPVPLQQDGKRKLIGTITDETKETLPGVSVVVKGTSNGVSTDFDGNFSLDIPDGQSVTLMISFIGMQSQEVVISNQERLDIVMKSSSEQLKEVTVVVSTGYQKIDRKLFAGSATKLDAEDAKVSGLSDVGRMMEGKVAGVSVQNVSGTFGAAPKIRVRGASSIYGDTKPLWVVDGVVLEDVIDVSPDQLSSGDVSTLISSSVAGLNAEDIADFQILKDASATALYGARAMNGVINITTKKGIVGKAKVNVTSEYTIKSKPNYGQYDILNSQDQMSVFREMERKQWLGHAEMMRSKDGGVYFQMYDAINSFNNGSYGLMNTPDARAEYLKKYEKANTDWFDLLFKNSLMQNHSVSLSGGSETANFYVSSSFLHDDGWTIADQVDRYTINMKGNFKLNDKLSVGMSTKGSFREQKAPGTFSRTSDAVNGDYSREFDINPFSYALNTSRTIVPYAEDGTYRYNRMNYAKFNILDEFKNNYIDLNVLDLSIQGDLDYQFNKYLSYKFVGNMRYVKSTSAHKMTGNSNVANAYRAGLGDATIEDANKYLYTDPENPNERPVSTLEKGGFYNREDNMLKNFYFRNVINYNNTFNEKHLVNVLLGQEVRSADREATGFDGYGIQYDKGNTVFTDPNMIKKLTQAGFPYFGTSNSHDRFVAFFANMAYSLSGKYTLNTTVRVDGSNRLGDSKASRWLPTWNVSGKWNAKGEDFLTDIEWLSNLSFRGTYGLTASMGPATNSKAVFRSGITVAPFPNEIQNGLRVANLMNSELTWEKQYETNVGFDLGLFNNRISISSDFYMRKGFDLIAAIKTSGIGGELWKLANYADMESKGFEFSLNTRNVEVNDFSWNTNLTFAYNKNEITKLYGQPNILSLTKAEGAATLGGAVRGLFSIPFAGLDERGLPTFYDKDGSVTKDIYFQDTDVDHLKYEGSIDPKITGGISNRFEYKNLSLNVFCTYSFGNVIRLYPSFHAIYSDLDAMPQDMKNRWMKAGDEKITNIPTIVSKRIYQEFGTGLESTYNAYNYSDQRVAKGDFIRLKELSLSYNLPKKMLKKVGIGNASIKAAGTNLFLLYSDKALNGQDPEFFGNGGVALPVSRQYTLSLKLNL; this is translated from the coding sequence ATGAAAAAAATGCTTCTTTTGCGAATTCCCATTTTAGGGGGAGTTCGGAGGAAATGGCTCTTTGCTATGAAAAACTTTATTCTCCTGTTTTTTGTGTTCAGTTTAAACCTGAATGCGAGTATTATGTCGCAGGCTCGCGTTAGCCTGAACTTAAGCGATGTTAATATTAAAACCCTGATTTATGAGATTGAATCTCAGACTGAATTGGGTTTCTTATATAACCTGAATGAAATCAAAGGCGTTCACCATATTTCGGTTGAAGCGGATGGCGAAACGGTAAAAGAGGTTCTCGACCGTGTGTTGGAAAATACGGGTCTGACTTACGAATTGGATCGCAATGTGATTGTGATAAAACCCAATCCGGTGCCAGTGCCCCTACAGCAAGACGGGAAACGAAAACTGATTGGGACCATTACGGACGAAACAAAGGAAACTCTGCCGGGTGTTTCTGTGGTGGTGAAAGGAACCAGCAATGGGGTGTCTACCGATTTTGACGGAAACTTCTCTTTGGATATTCCTGACGGGCAAAGCGTAACACTTATGATCTCTTTTATTGGCATGCAATCGCAGGAAGTTGTGATCAGCAATCAGGAGCGATTGGATATCGTGATGAAAAGTTCTTCGGAGCAATTGAAAGAGGTTACTGTAGTTGTCAGTACTGGTTACCAGAAAATTGATCGGAAATTATTTGCAGGTTCTGCAACCAAACTTGATGCTGAAGATGCTAAAGTATCTGGTTTAAGTGATGTTGGTAGAATGATGGAAGGGAAAGTAGCTGGTGTAAGTGTGCAAAATGTTTCAGGAACTTTTGGTGCTGCTCCTAAAATTCGTGTACGAGGAGCCTCTTCAATTTATGGTGATACAAAACCGCTTTGGGTTGTGGATGGCGTTGTGCTTGAAGATGTGATTGATGTCAGTCCTGATCAATTATCATCAGGTGATGTTTCAACTCTAATTAGTAGTTCGGTTGCGGGTTTAAATGCTGAAGATATTGCCGATTTTCAGATCTTGAAAGATGCTTCGGCGACGGCTCTTTATGGAGCCAGAGCGATGAATGGTGTGATTAATATTACAACCAAAAAAGGTATTGTAGGTAAAGCTAAAGTTAATGTAACATCAGAATACACGATTAAAAGCAAGCCTAATTATGGGCAATATGACATCTTAAATTCTCAGGATCAGATGTCTGTTTTTCGTGAGATGGAACGCAAGCAATGGTTAGGACATGCTGAGATGATGAGAAGTAAAGATGGTGGTGTTTACTTTCAAATGTACGATGCAATCAATTCTTTTAACAATGGTTCATATGGTTTAATGAATACACCTGATGCCCGTGCGGAATACCTTAAAAAATATGAAAAAGCAAATACCGATTGGTTCGATCTTCTTTTTAAAAATAGCCTAATGCAGAACCACTCTGTTAGTTTAAGTGGGGGTTCTGAAACAGCTAATTTTTATGTGTCATCAAGTTTTTTACACGATGATGGATGGACAATTGCAGATCAAGTTGATCGATATACAATCAATATGAAGGGTAATTTCAAATTGAATGATAAACTTTCAGTTGGGATGTCAACTAAAGGTAGCTTTCGTGAACAAAAGGCTCCTGGAACATTCAGTCGTACTTCCGATGCTGTAAACGGGGATTACAGTCGTGAGTTCGATATCAATCCATTTTCATATGCTTTAAATACCAGTAGAACCATTGTTCCTTATGCCGAAGATGGTACTTACAGATATAATAGAATGAATTATGCAAAATTTAATATTCTGGATGAATTCAAGAACAATTATATCGACTTGAATGTTCTGGATTTAAGTATTCAGGGCGATCTGGATTATCAATTCAATAAGTATCTGTCTTACAAGTTTGTTGGGAATATGCGCTATGTGAAGTCAACTTCGGCGCATAAAATGACGGGTAATTCAAATGTTGCGAATGCTTACCGAGCTGGTCTTGGAGATGCAACTATTGAGGATGCTAATAAATATTTATATACTGATCCTGAAAATCCAAACGAAAGACCCGTAAGTACTCTTGAAAAAGGAGGTTTCTACAATCGTGAAGATAATATGTTGAAGAACTTCTATTTTAGAAATGTAATCAACTATAACAATACGTTTAATGAGAAGCATTTGGTAAATGTATTGCTCGGACAAGAAGTCAGATCTGCAGATAGAGAAGCGACTGGTTTTGACGGTTATGGGATACAATATGATAAAGGGAATACTGTCTTTACCGATCCCAATATGATCAAAAAATTAACTCAAGCTGGTTTCCCATACTTTGGAACTTCGAATTCTCATGATCGATTTGTGGCATTTTTTGCAAATATGGCCTATAGTTTATCCGGTAAGTATACCTTAAATACAACCGTTCGTGTTGATGGAAGTAACCGTTTAGGAGATTCTAAAGCTTCACGTTGGTTACCAACCTGGAATGTGAGTGGTAAATGGAATGCAAAAGGGGAAGATTTTCTGACTGATATAGAATGGTTATCGAACCTGAGCTTTAGAGGAACTTATGGTCTGACTGCAAGTATGGGGCCTGCGACTAATAGCAAGGCCGTATTTAGAAGTGGTATTACCGTCGCCCCTTTCCCCAATGAAATTCAAAATGGTTTACGTGTTGCAAATTTGATGAATTCAGAATTAACCTGGGAGAAACAATATGAAACAAATGTTGGTTTCGATTTGGGTTTATTCAACAATAGAATCAGTATCAGCTCTGATTTCTACATGAGAAAAGGATTCGACTTAATTGCTGCTATCAAAACAAGTGGTATTGGAGGGGAACTATGGAAATTAGCGAATTATGCTGATATGGAATCAAAAGGTTTTGAGTTTAGTTTAAACACCAGAAATGTTGAAGTAAATGACTTTTCGTGGAACACAAACTTAACCTTTGCTTATAATAAGAATGAGATCACAAAGCTTTACGGACAACCTAATATTTTAAGTCTGACTAAAGCAGAAGGTGCGGCAACTTTAGGGGGTGCAGTTAGAGGTTTATTTTCAATTCCATTTGCAGGCTTGGATGAAAGAGGTTTACCCACATTTTACGATAAGGATGGGAGTGTGACCAAGGATATTTATTTCCAGGATACGGATGTTGATCATTTAAAATATGAAGGAAGTATCGACCCTAAAATTACAGGTGGTATTTCAAATCGTTTTGAATACAAGAATCTATCATTAAATGTATTTTGCACCTATTCATTTGGTAATGTTATTCGTCTTTACCCTAGTTTTCATGCAATATACAGCGATTTGGATGCGATGCCTCAGGATATGAAAAACCGATGGATGAAAGCCGGAGATGAAAAAATAACCAACATTCCTACAATTGTTAGTAAGCGAATTTACCAAGAGTTTGGGACAGGCTTGGAATCAACGTATAATGCTTATAACTATTCTGACCAACGAGTTGCAAAAGGCGATTTTATTAGACTAAAGGAATTATCTCTTTCGTATAATCTACCTAAAAAAATGCTTAAAAAAGTTGGTATTGGCAATGCAAGTATCAAAGCAGCGGGAACAAACCTATTCCTGTTATACTCTGATAAAGCATTAAATGGGCAAGATCCTGAATTCTTTGGAAATGGTGGTGTTGCTCTTCCGGTATCACGCCAGTATACATTGAGCCTGAAGTTAAATTTGTAA